In one bacterium genomic region, the following are encoded:
- the scpB gene encoding SMC-Scp complex subunit ScpB: MSDAHGPMATLKSGGPGRHPEAHDHRPARMASIEHSEGSVEIRNAIECLLLARGGTVRLAELRKVLEIDEGELLATLAALQVEYEGRGLQIQEIADGYQLCTRPEYGTYVQRLLRLNELEPLTRATLEVLAIVAYRQPVTRAEVDMIRGVQSAYHLVKLQDRRLIREVGRRPGPGRPILYGTTEGFLRYFGLKDLGALPKIGDHELATVLVPPGS, from the coding sequence ATGAGCGACGCGCATGGCCCCATGGCCACCCTGAAGTCGGGAGGACCCGGCCGGCATCCCGAGGCTCACGACCATCGGCCTGCCCGGATGGCGTCCATAGAACACAGCGAGGGCAGCGTCGAGATCCGCAATGCGATCGAATGCCTCCTGCTGGCACGCGGCGGGACGGTGCGTCTGGCGGAACTGCGCAAGGTTCTGGAGATCGACGAGGGCGAGCTCCTCGCGACGCTCGCGGCGCTGCAGGTGGAATACGAAGGCCGAGGGCTACAGATTCAGGAGATCGCCGACGGCTATCAGCTGTGCACCCGGCCGGAATACGGGACATACGTACAACGCCTGCTGCGCCTGAACGAGCTGGAGCCGCTCACCCGGGCGACCCTCGAGGTCCTCGCGATCGTGGCCTACCGGCAACCGGTGACCCGAGCGGAGGTGGACATGATTCGAGGCGTCCAATCCGCATACCACCTCGTCAAGCTCCAAGACAGGCGGTTGATTCGCGAGGTGGGCCGGCGCCCCGGACCTGGGCGACCGATCCTATACGGGACGACTGAGGGATTTCTCCGGTACTTCGGGCTCAAGGACCTCGGCGCGCTTCCCAAGATTGGAGACCATGAACTCGCCACGGTGCTGGTTCCGCCCGGTTCGTAA
- a CDS encoding segregation/condensation protein A, giving the protein MAYHVGSDSFTGPLDLLVSLAHRGQIDFKTLSLRSVAEEYVERARTAFDLEEATEVLVHLAVLADLKVRTLVPHAPAPEEAPEEDNGPSDLRDRLGAQMAGYLKFREAAHALQVLEEIQSQVFVRSPDASDPTGDVLVEGVTLEDLFAAFAQVLRRSREAPQEIPGEEFTVEQKMDALLAMLERETAGVAFHALFREGASRLEIIVTFLAMLELIKQRRIRVRQPQVFGEILVALGDAP; this is encoded by the coding sequence GTGGCATACCATGTAGGGTCTGATAGCTTTACGGGCCCCCTCGATCTTCTTGTTAGCCTCGCACACCGCGGGCAGATCGATTTCAAGACCCTGTCGCTCCGTTCGGTCGCGGAAGAGTATGTTGAACGTGCCCGGACCGCGTTCGACCTAGAGGAGGCGACGGAAGTCCTCGTCCACCTCGCTGTGCTCGCTGATCTCAAGGTGCGAACACTTGTTCCCCACGCACCGGCCCCCGAGGAAGCCCCGGAGGAGGATAATGGCCCGTCGGACCTCCGCGATCGTCTGGGAGCCCAGATGGCGGGGTACCTTAAGTTTCGTGAGGCCGCACACGCGTTGCAGGTGTTGGAGGAGATCCAAAGCCAGGTCTTCGTCCGCTCGCCGGACGCCTCCGATCCCACGGGGGATGTGCTGGTCGAAGGCGTTACGCTCGAGGACCTCTTCGCCGCCTTTGCCCAAGTCCTCCGGCGCTCTCGCGAGGCACCCCAGGAGATCCCGGGCGAGGAGTTCACGGTAGAACAAAAGATGGACGCGCTGCTCGCGATGCTCGAACGAGAGACGGCCGGCGTGGCGTTCCACGCGCTGTTCCGGGAAGGCGCGAGCCGGCTGGAGATTATCGTGACGTTCCTCGCGATGCTCGAGCTCATCAAACAGCGGCGGATTCGGGTGCGGCAGCCGCAGGTGTTCGGGGAGATCCTCGTCGCCTTGGGAGATGCGCCATGA
- a CDS encoding site-2 protease family protein: MFRLDLRELLFLLPAVLVAVTIHEFAHALVADRLGDPTPRHLGRLTLNPLAHLDVLGTLFFVLFRFGWARPVPVNPRNFAHPRQGMLQVALAGPLANVTLAFVVGLLLKTQSLSGTVWGDLASMVVWINVVLAVFNLIPIPPLDGSRILENLLPLEQAAAYARIQPYGTVLILLLLYTGVIGRVMFPAIEWLYGLATGTGFVL, translated from the coding sequence ATGTTTCGACTCGATCTCCGGGAGCTGCTATTTCTCCTGCCGGCCGTTCTCGTTGCGGTCACCATCCACGAGTTTGCGCACGCGCTGGTGGCCGACCGGCTTGGCGACCCAACCCCTCGACACCTTGGCCGGTTGACCCTCAATCCCCTCGCGCACCTGGACGTGCTGGGCACGCTTTTCTTCGTGCTGTTCAGGTTCGGCTGGGCCCGGCCGGTCCCCGTGAACCCAAGAAACTTCGCGCACCCTCGTCAAGGGATGCTGCAGGTCGCCCTCGCAGGCCCCCTGGCCAACGTTACCCTGGCTTTCGTGGTCGGGCTTCTCCTAAAGACCCAAAGCCTTTCCGGAACGGTCTGGGGCGACTTGGCGTCCATGGTCGTGTGGATCAACGTCGTCCTGGCCGTGTTCAACCTCATTCCGATCCCGCCGCTCGATGGGTCCCGCATACTTGAGAACCTGCTCCCCCTGGAACAAGCAGCTGCGTATGCGCGGATTCAACCGTACGGAACGGTCCTGATCCTACTGCTCCTCTATACGGGGGTGATCGGACGCGTGATGTTTCCGGCTATAGAGTGGCTCTATGGGCTCGCCACAGGAACGGGATTCGTGTTGTAA
- the lysA gene encoding diaminopimelate decarboxylase yields MATCRLAYDEGMGVDVVSAGEIHTALRAGVPAHALMLHGSNKTKEELALAIEAGVGRLVVDNLFDLEMLDDLTRERRTPVDVLLRLTPGIEPHTHKAITTGGVDSKFGFGIQDGTARDAVRRTLEIPGLRVRGLHCHIGSQVTELPPFELAARSMMEFAAWMTRELRVPVEELDLGGGLGIRYLPTDSPPSIREYAAALTGAVKEQAEALQIPLPRLMIEPGRSIVGDAGATLYRVGAIKPIAGIRTYVSVDGGMYENPRPALYQARYEAALAERLNEPRAHTVTIAGRCCESGDVLIWDVTLPEPRSGDLLVIFSTGAYNYSMAGNYNRYPRPPVVFVQDGGARVVVERETVDDLLSKDVPPA; encoded by the coding sequence GTATGGCGACCTGCCGGCTGGCCTACGACGAAGGCATGGGCGTGGACGTCGTCTCGGCCGGGGAGATCCACACGGCGCTCCGCGCCGGCGTGCCGGCACACGCGCTGATGCTCCACGGAAGCAACAAGACGAAAGAGGAACTCGCGCTGGCGATCGAGGCCGGCGTCGGCCGGCTTGTGGTGGACAATCTCTTCGACCTCGAGATGCTGGACGACCTGACACGTGAGAGGCGAACGCCGGTCGATGTCCTCCTACGGCTCACGCCGGGCATCGAACCGCACACGCACAAAGCGATCACCACCGGAGGGGTGGATAGCAAGTTCGGCTTCGGGATCCAAGACGGGACCGCCCGGGATGCGGTCCGCCGGACGCTCGAGATCCCGGGGTTGCGCGTCCGGGGGCTGCATTGTCATATCGGCTCGCAGGTCACAGAACTGCCCCCGTTCGAATTGGCCGCGCGCTCGATGATGGAGTTCGCCGCATGGATGACCCGCGAGCTCCGCGTTCCTGTCGAGGAGCTCGATCTCGGAGGGGGGCTTGGGATCCGGTACTTACCCACCGACTCTCCGCCCTCGATCCGGGAGTACGCAGCGGCGCTCACGGGCGCCGTCAAAGAGCAGGCCGAGGCGCTCCAGATCCCTCTACCCAGGCTGATGATCGAGCCCGGCCGTTCCATCGTTGGGGATGCCGGCGCAACGCTGTACCGCGTCGGGGCCATCAAACCCATCGCCGGCATCCGGACCTACGTCTCAGTGGACGGGGGGATGTACGAAAATCCGAGGCCGGCGCTGTACCAGGCGCGCTATGAGGCGGCCCTGGCAGAACGGCTGAACGAGCCGCGGGCCCACACCGTGACGATCGCTGGGCGGTGCTGCGAGTCGGGCGATGTCCTGATCTGGGATGTGACCTTGCCCGAGCCACGATCGGGGGACTTGTTGGTGATTTTCAGCACCGGGGCCTACAATTACTCGATGGCCGGCAACTACAATCGGTATCCCCGTCCACCGGTGGTCTTCGTCCAGGACGGTGGTGCGAGGGTGGTCGTGGAGCGGGAGACTGTAGACGACCTGCTGTCCAAGGACGTTCCCCCGGCCTGA